From one Dermacentor silvarum isolate Dsil-2018 chromosome 3, BIME_Dsil_1.4, whole genome shotgun sequence genomic stretch:
- the LOC119445122 gene encoding uncharacterized protein LOC119445122 has translation MCSLVGEVSAARVGRGIRCTEKPAEDYQVVLPHLPTGVSVLNTVFLHGDVKARPYRVEHVRDSLARLSLLPEVVALGAYQMNHLWAVTFKDEEGKKKILAADAFNVKDHRCMVIDPRDQGVRLKLYWLLHGVPDDDVRVALAPFGKVTEISRDKWKVKRCIDKGSTTRSVTLKLKVGVTVDDLPHQLRVAEDMALVFVPGRAPLCLRCRGTGHIRRECRVPRCGICRRFGHDDSQCVRSYASVTGPLRSDVVSEHLMDAADAEEASREYNDGAKTAATPPEASSGAVQEANGGAEPSAAASETMPETTTDDAESKAANTLLSVAQDADQEVTDAEMLTTGSVAAKRPYEDSDNIGKASASGTGEPPTKASTGRRSSVQPKPKLPPDRRVNPTTPPH, from the coding sequence ATGTGCTCCCTTGTAGGGGAGGTTTCAGCGGCCCGTGTGGGCCGCGGTATCAGGTGTACTGAAAAGCCGGCTGAAGATTACCAGGTTGTTCTGCCTCATCTGCCCACAGGTGTGTCTGTTTTAAACACGGTGTTTTTGCATGGTGATGTAAAAGCCAGGCCATATCGAGTCGAGCATGTCCGAGACAGCCTTGCGCGTCTCTCACTGCTGCCGGAAGTGGTTGCCCTCGGGGCATACCAAATGAATCACCTGTGGGCAGTGACGTTTAAGGATGAGGAAGGCAAGAAGAAGATATTAGCGGCAGATGCGTTCAACGTTAAAGATCACCGCTGCATGGTCATCGACCCACGCGATCAAGGTGTCCGACTGAAGCTTTACTGGCTGCTTCATGGCGTACCGGACGATGACGTGCGAGTGGCTTTGGCGCCGTTTGGAAAAGTTACGGAAATCAGCAGAGACAAGTGGAAGGTCAAGAGATGCATCGACAAAGGATCAACAACCCGCTCGGTGACGCTGAAATTAAAGGTGGGCGTTACAGTGGATGACCTTCCTCACCAGCTGCGtgttgccgaagacatggcgctcGTCTTCGTTCCTGGCAGAGCGCCGCTCTGCCTCCGATGCCGTGGCACCGGACACATCCGACGAGAGTGCCGCGTTCCACGATGTGGGATCTGTCGGCGCTTCGGCCACGATGACTCCCAGTGCGTGCGTTCTTATGCCAGCGTTACAGGCCCACTCCGTAGCGACGTTGTGTCAGAACACCTGATggacgccgccgacgccgaagAAGCTAGCAGGGAATACAACGACGGCGCGAAGACTGCTGCAACGCCCCCTGAAGCTTCTTCAGGAGCTGTTCAGGAAGCGAATGGTGGTGCCGAGCCCTCGGCTGCAGCATCGGAAACGATGCCAGAGACTACAACAGATGACGCGGAATCGAAGGCCGCAAACACGTTATTGTCAGTAGCGCAAGACGCCGACCAGGAGGTAACGGACGCCGAGATGctcacgaccggaagcgtcgCTGCAAAGCGGCCTTACGAAGACTCCGACAACATAGGGAAAGCGAGTGCGTCCGGCACCGGCGAGCCTCCAACGAAGGCGTCGACTGGGCGGCGGTCTTCGGTTCAACCGAAGCCAAAGTTGCCGCCTGACCGTAGGGTGAACCCTACAACGCCTCCGCACTAG